A DNA window from Bombus vancouverensis nearcticus chromosome 6, iyBomVanc1_principal, whole genome shotgun sequence contains the following coding sequences:
- the LOC117157613 gene encoding uncharacterized protein LOC117157613, which yields MTNKTVAIKIDFDGRSDYSLQLNRWFLKPIGAWPSFPSTSRLERIMSFVLIVICYIILICTIIPCLLHIILENESFRIKLRLIGPVSYLCVGSINYTTLLLRGKDIRHCVEHMQTDWRTVKREKDQQVMLKSAKFGRYVTASTAAFMQGGVFCYCFMTALSTEVIQVGNETRIVHQLPYVIYKELIDINESPTNEIILFMQFLTGFIVSSSTLGILSITVVLIAHACGQLNVVMTWITEFVNESRKEKIAPFENIGIIVERHLRTLRYSVLYRSYMFLFVFL from the coding sequence ATGACGAACAAAACTGTGGCTATAAAGATCGACTTTGATGGCCGTAGCGACTACAGTCTTCAATTAAATCGCTGGTTCCTAAAACCGATCGGTGCGTGGCCTTCTTTTCCCTCTACTTCGAGACTCGAAAGAATCATGTCCTTCGTTTTAATCGTCATCTGCTATATCATTTTAATCTGCACTATAATCCCCTGTTTACTCCACATAATCCTGGAAAATGAAAGTTTTCGTATTAAACTAAGGCTGATTGGACCTGTGAGTTATTTGTGCGTTGGTAGCATCAATTATACTACTCTGTTATTACGAGGTAAAGATATACGACATTGCGTCGAGCATATGCAAACAGATTGGAGAACAGTGAAGAGGGAAAAGGATCAACAAGTGATGCTGAAGAGCGCGAAATTTGGTCGCTATGTGACGGCTTCAACAGCGGCCTTCATGCAAGGTGGTGTTTTTTGTTATTGTTTCATGACAGCGTTGAGCACAGAGGTAATCCAAGTAGGTAATGAAACGAGAATCGTGCACCAGTTGCCATACGTGATATACAAAGAATTGATAGATATCAATGAAAGTCCTACGAATGAGATTATTCTCTTTATGCAATTTTTAACTGGGTTCATCGTAAGTTCTAGTACACTAGGGATTCTCAGTATAACGGTTGTTCTAATTGCTCACGCGTGTGGCCAGTTGAATGTTGTTATGACATGGATCACAGAATTTGTAAATGAatcgagaaaagagaaaatagcACCATTTGAGAACATAGGGATTATCGTGGAACGTCATCTGAGAACGCTGAGGTATTCTGTTTTATATCGTTCTTATATGTTCTTGtttgtatttttgtaa